DNA from Bordetella genomosp. 13:
GGCCTTATAGGCCTCCATGGCCAGCACGTTGTAGTCCCCGCCCACGACCTTGGGCACGCCGAAGTCGGTGACGGTCAGCGTGAACACCAGGCAGCAGGCGGAGAACAGCGCGTAGCGCGTACCGGGCAGCGTGACGGTGAAGAACGTGCGCAGCGAGCCCGCGCCCATGGCGCGCGCCGCGTCGTAGAGGCGGCCGTCGGCCAGGCTGAGACCGGTCAGCAGGATCATCAGCGCGTGGGGAAACGTGTAGAACGCCTCGCCGGCAACGATGCCCCAGAAGCCATAGATGGTGGCGCCTCCCGCCAGTTCCTTCAACAGCCCCTGGTTGCCCAGCAGGTAGATCAGCGCGATGCCGGGCAGCAGCGAGGGCGCCAGCAGCGGCAGCAGCGCCGCCAGCCGCAGCAGGCCCTTGCCCGGCAGTCGCGTGCGCATCAGTCCGTAGGCATAGACGTAGGCGCAGGGCACCACCAGCAGCACCGTGGTCGCCCCGACCGCCAGGCTGCGGCCCACCATGCCGAGGAACGCCGCATCGCTGACGATGCCGGCGATCACCGCCAGGCCGACGCCCTCGCCGCCGCCAAAAGCACGGAACAGGATCGCGGCCAGCGGCAGCGCCAGGAAGAGCGTCAGCAAGAGCGCATACACCGACTGCCCGGCCGGCGCGCCGTGGCGCGATGCCCAGCCCGGCAGAGGCCGGCGGGCGGGTACGGAATGCGTGGCGGCAGGAGTGGCCGCGATCGTGCTTGCGCAAGCCCGCCTGCGCCCGTCGGCGGCGGCATCGGCTGCCGCATCCGCGATGTCGCGCGTATCAAGCGTAGGCACGTAGCGCGTCATGCGGCAGCTCCACCCAGCAACGGCCGGCAGCGTGGGCGCCCAGCAGGGCATCCCCGGTTTCAGCGGAAACGATGGAATGCAGCGTGGTGCCGGGCATGCCCTCGGGCTGCAGCGACATGCGGTAGCCGCGACCCAGGAACACGCCGTCCAGCACATCGGCCAGCATGGCATTGGCAGCGCCTTCGGGCCGCGTCGCGCTGACGCGCACCGACTCCGGCCGCAGGAACAGCCGGCCCGCCGCGTCGTCCAGAGGCTGCGCGACCGCGAGCACGTGCCGTCCCACGCGCGCCCGATGGGACTCGACGCGCTCGTAGCGCAGCCAGTTCGCCTCGCCCACAAAGTCCGCGATGAACGCGGACTTCGGCGCGCGATAGAGTTCGCGCGGCGTGCCCACCTGCTCGATCACGCCCGCGCGCATCACCGCGATGCGGTCGGCCATCACCATGGCCTCTTCCTGGTCGTGCGTGACCATCAGCGTGGTGATGGACAGGCGGCGCTGCAGCGCGCGCAGCTCGCCGCGCAGATGGTCGCGCACGCGCGCGTCCAGCGCCGACATGGGCTCGTCCAGCAGCAGCAGCGAC
Protein-coding regions in this window:
- a CDS encoding putative 2-aminoethylphosphonate ABC transporter ATP-binding protein, with protein sequence MPHHEQAFLSVRNLVKRYGAQLALSDVSLDIHAGELVCLLGPSGCGKSTLLRAIAGLEPQDGGAIVLGGRDISTAPPQARDYGILFQSYALFPNLTVAQNVGYGLSGRLTQRARVVARVAEMLEMVGLAGIAGKYPGQISGGQQQRVALARALAPAPSLLLLDEPMSALDARVRDHLRGELRALQRRLSITTLMVTHDQEEAMVMADRIAVMRAGVIEQVGTPRELYRAPKSAFIADFVGEANWLRYERVESHRARVGRHVLAVAQPLDDAAGRLFLRPESVRVSATRPEGAANAMLADVLDGVFLGRGYRMSLQPEGMPGTTLHSIVSAETGDALLGAHAAGRCWVELPHDALRAYA